One Candidatus Micrarchaeia archaeon DNA window includes the following coding sequences:
- a CDS encoding CDP-2,3-bis-(O-geranylgeranyl)-sn-glycerol synthase, translating into MELQTAVYLLAFMIPAYIANAVPVVLGGGTKLDFGLGFPDGRRIFGDGKTVRGFLAGVFGGIAAGGILSMLYVVPFFPSAGVQFTGFALMSFGTMVGDALGSFLKRRFGIEPGKPFILDQLMFLVVALMLVQPYVSPAVYGWDALLFLFITTYVLHVGSNFVANRLGWKKVPW; encoded by the coding sequence ATGGAATTGCAGACTGCTGTTTATCTCCTGGCATTCATGATTCCGGCGTATATAGCGAACGCTGTCCCGGTGGTGCTCGGCGGGGGAACCAAGCTGGATTTCGGGCTGGGCTTTCCGGACGGAAGGAGGATTTTCGGGGACGGGAAGACAGTGCGCGGGTTCCTGGCAGGGGTTTTCGGCGGAATAGCGGCGGGGGGGATACTGAGCATGCTCTACGTGGTGCCTTTCTTCCCTTCCGCGGGCGTGCAGTTCACCGGCTTCGCGCTCATGAGCTTCGGGACCATGGTCGGGGACGCGCTAGGGAGCTTCCTCAAGAGGAGGTTCGGCATCGAACCAGGGAAGCCGTTCATACTGGACCAGCTCATGTTCCTCGTGGTGGCGCTCATGCTGGTGCAGCCGTATGTCTCTCCCGCTGTCTACGGATGGGACGCGCTCCTGTTCCTATTTATTACTACTTATGTGCTGCACGTGGGGAGCAATTTCGTTGCGAACCGGCTCGGGTGGAAAAAGGTTCCTTGGTAA
- the sppA gene encoding signal peptide peptidase SppA, which translates to MRFKSTSPQNVNWLKYGGIILIGFVFLVFLGILLFSSISMPIFGKCVAVVNIDSEISSRSTPQSLFADSIPGSEEIAKSIEELDSRDDVASVLLVVDSPGGSVVGSQEIYRAVKNLDKPKVAYFRESAASGAYYISTGTDYIISEPSALTGSIGVIMTLADLSGLFEKIGYNMTDVISGESKDMGTPSRPLTQKERAILQSLVDEIFQDFRSVVVQNRGSRLNMQKFEEILDGRVVSGKQAKEIGLVDALGSKEDAIMQAAQLGNITDSEPRLCVVSPSSGSQGLFGMNSLLRGLVFGEAQKKVSIRYE; encoded by the coding sequence ATGCGATTCAAATCCACTTCTCCGCAGAATGTGAACTGGCTCAAGTACGGGGGCATAATACTCATCGGATTCGTTTTCCTCGTCTTCCTCGGCATCCTCCTCTTCTCATCAATCTCCATGCCCATTTTCGGGAAGTGCGTCGCAGTGGTGAACATAGACAGCGAGATTTCTTCAAGAAGCACACCCCAGAGCCTTTTCGCGGATTCAATCCCGGGAAGCGAGGAAATCGCGAAATCCATAGAGGAGCTGGACAGCCGCGACGACGTGGCCTCGGTGCTTTTAGTGGTTGATTCCCCCGGAGGAAGCGTAGTCGGCTCCCAGGAAATCTACCGCGCGGTCAAGAATCTCGACAAGCCCAAGGTGGCCTATTTCCGCGAGAGCGCGGCCTCTGGCGCATACTACATTTCCACAGGCACGGACTACATCATCAGCGAGCCGAGCGCGCTCACCGGCAGTATAGGTGTGATAATGACCCTTGCCGACCTCTCAGGCCTTTTTGAGAAGATAGGGTACAACATGACCGATGTGATAAGCGGGGAGAGCAAGGACATGGGCACCCCGAGCAGGCCGCTCACCCAGAAAGAGCGCGCCATCCTGCAGTCCCTGGTGGACGAGATTTTCCAGGACTTCCGCTCCGTGGTCGTGCAGAATCGCGGCTCCCGCCTCAATATGCAGAAATTCGAGGAGATACTTGACGGGCGGGTGGTGAGCGGAAAACAAGCCAAGGAAATAGGGCTCGTAGATGCGCTAGGAAGCAAAGAGGACGCGATAATGCAGGCCGCTCAGCTGGGCAACATCACGGACTCTGAACCCCGCTTGTGCGTAGTGAGCCCGTCTTCCGGAAGCCAGGGCCTTTTCGGCATGAATTCGCTCCTCAGAGGGCTCGTATTCGGGGAAGCCCAGAAGAAGGTAAGCATCCGCTATGAATAG